A stretch of the Kroppenstedtia eburnea genome encodes the following:
- a CDS encoding DivIVA domain-containing protein, whose product MLTLLDLHNQEFRRAFRGYDCEEVDTYMVQVIESYEIMTRRADWSLEQGVPVTAEGKRLLSPLEIHNQEFKRKFRGYDMDHVNDFLDRVIQSMEQLIQEKDNS is encoded by the coding sequence ATGTTGACACTGCTGGATCTCCACAACCAAGAGTTTCGTCGGGCTTTTCGCGGTTATGATTGCGAGGAGGTGGATACTTACATGGTGCAGGTGATCGAAAGTTACGAAATAATGACCCGTAGAGCAGACTGGTCATTGGAGCAAGGGGTGCCGGTGACCGCTGAGGGCAAACGATTACTCTCCCCTCTGGAAATCCACAATCAGGAGTTCAAGAGAAAGTTCAGGGGTTACGATATGGATCACGTGAATGATTTCCTCGATCGGGTGATTCAGAGCATGGAACAGTTGATACAAGAAAAGGATAACAGCTGA
- the abc-f gene encoding ribosomal protection-like ABC-F family protein, translated as MICAANQAGKVMGGNQVLKRVSFEISSGDRVGLTGPNGCGKTTLLRLLAGAETVDEGEIFIGKGAQVGYLEQIPDADPEATVSDVLRVPFRDVFRLEEKMERLTEQMADPDLGEAELERVLQRYQSCREEFEERGGYEVEAKIRRVAHGLNLSEEMLARPFGQLSGGEKTKVGLARILLMEPDLLLLDEPTNHLDLTAMEWLEEYLSSYRGAVLIVSHDRYFLDRVVTRMIDLEGGEAALYQGNYSRFLQEKEERLLAEFQAYQEQQKKISKMKETIKRLRQWANQANPPNAGLHRRASSMEKALERMEKLERPLVERRKIDLSFEQNQRSGREVFRCEEVFKEYGEQLVLDGVHLQVRSGERVAIVGPNGSGKSTLLRILLGEETADLGEVTVGPSVQVGYLSQQGWEGNPDQTVLEAFREEVSVEEGKARHLLARFLFYGHGVFRKVKDLSGGERMRLRLAQLMHQDLNALILDEPSNHLDIDSREALEDALEHFPGTILAVSHDRWFLNKLFAPVYWLEEGRLVRYEGNYDEAKQKRRELKQD; from the coding sequence ATGATCTGTGCGGCAAACCAGGCGGGTAAAGTGATGGGCGGAAACCAGGTGTTAAAGCGAGTCAGCTTTGAAATATCCTCCGGTGACCGGGTGGGACTGACCGGGCCCAACGGGTGTGGCAAGACCACCCTGCTGCGGCTGTTGGCCGGTGCGGAGACGGTGGATGAGGGAGAGATTTTCATCGGCAAAGGGGCCCAGGTGGGTTATTTGGAGCAGATCCCCGATGCCGATCCGGAAGCGACTGTCTCCGATGTGTTGCGGGTTCCGTTTCGCGATGTGTTCCGGCTGGAAGAGAAGATGGAGAGGTTGACGGAGCAGATGGCGGATCCCGACTTGGGGGAAGCGGAATTGGAGCGGGTGTTGCAGCGCTATCAATCCTGTCGGGAGGAGTTTGAGGAGCGGGGCGGTTACGAGGTGGAAGCCAAGATCCGGAGGGTGGCCCACGGATTGAATCTGTCGGAAGAGATGCTGGCCCGTCCCTTCGGTCAATTGAGCGGCGGGGAGAAGACCAAGGTGGGCCTGGCCCGGATTCTGCTCATGGAGCCGGACCTGCTTTTGTTGGATGAACCGACCAACCACCTCGACCTGACCGCGATGGAGTGGTTGGAGGAATATTTGTCCTCATACCGGGGGGCGGTGCTGATCGTTTCCCATGACCGGTATTTCCTGGACCGGGTCGTCACCCGGATGATCGATCTGGAAGGAGGCGAAGCCGCTCTCTATCAGGGGAACTATTCCCGCTTCCTGCAAGAGAAGGAAGAGCGGCTGTTGGCGGAATTTCAGGCGTATCAGGAGCAGCAGAAGAAGATCAGCAAAATGAAAGAGACCATCAAACGGCTACGGCAATGGGCCAATCAGGCCAATCCGCCCAACGCCGGGCTCCACCGTCGGGCCTCCAGCATGGAGAAAGCCCTGGAACGGATGGAAAAACTGGAGCGCCCGCTGGTGGAACGGAGGAAGATCGACCTTTCCTTTGAGCAAAACCAACGGAGCGGGCGGGAAGTGTTCCGGTGTGAAGAGGTGTTCAAGGAGTATGGTGAGCAGTTGGTTCTCGACGGGGTCCACCTCCAGGTCCGTTCCGGAGAGCGGGTGGCGATCGTCGGTCCCAACGGCTCAGGCAAATCCACCCTGCTCCGGATTCTGCTGGGGGAGGAAACGGCGGACCTCGGCGAGGTGACAGTGGGCCCGTCGGTCCAGGTGGGGTACCTGTCCCAACAAGGGTGGGAGGGGAACCCCGACCAAACCGTGTTGGAAGCTTTTCGGGAGGAGGTGTCGGTGGAGGAGGGGAAAGCCCGCCATTTGCTGGCCCGGTTCCTCTTTTACGGACACGGGGTTTTCCGCAAGGTCAAGGACCTGAGCGGCGGGGAACGGATGCGGCTGCGCCTGGCTCAGCTGATGCATCAGGACCTGAATGCCCTCATCCTGGATGAGCCGAGCAACCACCTGGATATCGACTCCCGGGAAGCTCTGGAGGATGCCTTGGAACACTTCCCGGGCACCATCCTGGCCGTCTCCCACGACCGCTGGTTTCTAAACAAGCTGTTTGCCCCGGTTTATTGGTTGGAAGAGGGGAGATTGGTCCGATATGAAGGAAACTATGACGAAGCCAAGCAAAAGCGACGGGAACTGAAACAGGATTGA
- a CDS encoding PQQ-dependent sugar dehydrogenase, translating to MKKWLGILLTMLLMVSCSGPPAPGGEPEGKGEPKRESGKEETVAKDIVTGLRVPWSLVVTEQHFYISERGGAIVEVARPRGKLIRQKLKLNKRVHHEGEGGLLGIAAHPDFDNNGLLYAYHTYRDEGNRRNRVILLKREAGVWREQKALLEGIPGGFIHNGGRLGIGPDGKLYITTGDAGEEKNAQNLDSLGGKILRMNPDGSVPEDNPFPGSLVYSYGHRNPQGLAWTEEGELYSAEHGPSGAESGRDEINRIEAGKNYGWPLIIGNEKKKGMVSPQYQSGEQTWAPSGLAHLDGKLYIAGLRGEQIRFFATDKNRTGKSFTGKGRLRDVVAADGTFYVLTGNTDGRGTPRTGDDRLFKWTP from the coding sequence ATGAAAAAATGGCTCGGGATCCTGTTGACGATGTTGTTGATGGTTTCCTGCAGCGGTCCCCCTGCCCCCGGGGGCGAACCGGAGGGGAAAGGGGAACCGAAGCGGGAGAGCGGGAAGGAAGAAACGGTGGCGAAGGATATCGTGACCGGACTGCGTGTTCCGTGGTCCCTGGTGGTGACTGAGCAGCATTTTTACATCAGCGAACGGGGCGGGGCCATCGTCGAAGTGGCCCGCCCGAGGGGGAAGCTGATCCGACAAAAGTTGAAGCTGAACAAGCGGGTGCATCATGAAGGAGAGGGAGGATTGCTCGGCATCGCGGCACACCCGGACTTTGATAACAACGGCCTGCTGTACGCTTATCATACATACCGGGACGAGGGGAACAGGAGAAACCGGGTGATCCTGCTGAAACGGGAGGCGGGAGTTTGGAGGGAACAGAAAGCGTTGTTGGAGGGGATTCCGGGCGGATTTATCCACAACGGAGGAAGATTGGGAATCGGTCCCGACGGGAAATTGTATATCACAACCGGGGATGCGGGAGAGGAGAAGAATGCCCAGAACCTGGACAGTCTGGGTGGGAAAATTCTGCGTATGAACCCGGATGGCTCTGTCCCGGAGGATAATCCCTTTCCCGGTTCCCTCGTCTACAGCTATGGACACCGAAATCCCCAGGGTCTGGCCTGGACAGAGGAGGGAGAATTGTACAGTGCGGAACATGGTCCTTCCGGTGCCGAATCCGGCCGGGATGAGATCAATCGGATCGAAGCGGGAAAAAACTATGGATGGCCACTGATCATCGGAAATGAAAAAAAGAAGGGGATGGTTTCGCCTCAGTACCAATCGGGGGAACAAACCTGGGCCCCTTCGGGGTTGGCCCACCTGGACGGAAAGCTGTACATCGCCGGACTCCGTGGAGAACAGATACGCTTCTTCGCCACGGACAAAAACCGGACAGGGAAGTCCTTCACCGGAAAAGGACGCCTGCGGGACGTTGTTGCTGCAGATGGAACTTTTTACGTTCTGACCGGCAACACCGATGGAAGGGGAACCCCCCGAACCGGAGATGATCGGTTGTTCAAATGGACGCCGTGA
- a CDS encoding NAD-dependent succinate-semialdehyde dehydrogenase produces the protein MKRYGLFIGGEWLEASSGTTFDVLNPADRTVVGQAAAGNAADVNKAVDAAARAFPDWSKRTARERSGLLAKIYDGMMKRKEEIARLMTLEQGKPLGEARGEVQYAADFFQWYGEEAKRIYGETIPANSPDKRIWVLRQPVGVTAAITPWNFPAAMITRKVAPALAAGCTMVAKPAEQTPLTAALLAEIMQEAGLPPGVFNLVTGTQAEEIGDALLADSRVRKLTFTGSTEVGKTLMRKAADTVKRLSLELGGQAPYLVFADADLEQAAIEVTASKFRNAGQTCVCTNRVYVHHSIKEEFAAILARYAQELKVGNGLHEGVQIGPLIDEQALDKVESHVRDAVDQGARVLTGGRKLRPSEQETGCFYEPTVLLDTTEKMRVEQEETFGPVLPIHAFETEEEALALANNTPYGLAAYLYTRDLSRAVRVSERLEYGIVGVNDGMPSTAQAPFGGMKQSGLGREGGRQGIDEYLEVKYVSVGLK, from the coding sequence ATGAAACGATATGGATTGTTTATCGGTGGCGAATGGTTGGAAGCTTCATCAGGAACCACCTTCGATGTGCTGAATCCCGCGGACAGAACGGTGGTGGGACAGGCAGCGGCGGGGAATGCCGCGGATGTGAACAAGGCGGTGGATGCCGCAGCCCGGGCGTTTCCCGACTGGTCCAAACGAACGGCCCGGGAACGAAGCGGGCTGTTGGCCAAGATCTATGACGGGATGATGAAACGGAAAGAAGAGATCGCGCGGTTGATGACCCTGGAACAGGGAAAACCCCTGGGGGAAGCCCGGGGGGAGGTGCAGTACGCCGCTGATTTTTTCCAGTGGTATGGGGAAGAGGCCAAACGGATTTACGGAGAGACCATTCCGGCCAACTCCCCCGACAAGCGGATCTGGGTATTGCGACAGCCGGTCGGTGTGACGGCGGCGATCACACCCTGGAACTTTCCGGCGGCGATGATCACCCGCAAGGTGGCCCCGGCGCTGGCGGCGGGCTGTACGATGGTGGCCAAGCCGGCGGAACAGACACCGCTCACTGCTGCTCTGCTGGCGGAAATTATGCAGGAAGCGGGCCTTCCCCCCGGAGTTTTCAACCTGGTGACGGGCACTCAGGCGGAGGAGATCGGCGATGCGTTGTTGGCGGATTCACGGGTCCGGAAACTGACCTTCACCGGATCGACGGAAGTGGGCAAAACCCTGATGCGAAAAGCGGCGGATACGGTGAAACGGCTCAGCCTGGAACTGGGGGGACAGGCACCCTACCTGGTCTTTGCAGATGCGGACCTGGAACAGGCGGCGATCGAGGTGACGGCCAGCAAGTTCCGCAATGCCGGACAGACCTGTGTCTGCACCAACCGCGTATACGTCCATCACAGCATCAAAGAGGAGTTTGCCGCCATCCTCGCCCGCTATGCCCAAGAATTGAAGGTGGGCAACGGGTTGCATGAAGGGGTGCAGATCGGTCCCCTGATCGATGAACAAGCCCTCGACAAGGTGGAGAGCCATGTCCGGGACGCTGTGGATCAGGGCGCCCGGGTATTGACCGGCGGCCGCAAACTCCGCCCTTCGGAACAAGAGACCGGTTGTTTCTATGAGCCCACCGTCCTGCTGGACACGACGGAAAAGATGCGGGTGGAACAGGAGGAAACCTTCGGCCCCGTGTTGCCGATCCATGCTTTTGAGACGGAGGAAGAAGCTCTGGCCCTTGCCAACAACACTCCATACGGACTGGCCGCTTACCTCTACACCCGGGATCTCTCCCGCGCCGTACGCGTGTCTGAGAGGTTGGAATATGGGATCGTCGGCGTCAATGACGGGATGCCCTCGACGGCCCAGGCTCCCTTCGGCGGCATGAAGCAAAGCGGCCTCGGCAGAGAGGGGGGCCGTCAGGGGATCGATGAGTATCTGGAGGTTAAGTATGTCTCTGTCGGATTGAAGTGA
- a CDS encoding (Fe-S)-binding protein: MATAPEKRAWTPTDSPWETLGKGMKLTLDSDELTHCMRCGFCLPACPTYRETGREAASPRGRIALMKAVNDGLMAPDEAFVDQMNYCLGCRACESACPADVKFGRLLEQSRAAIHEHAPRSRRVRWMENFFFRRFFPSRGKLRLAGALMAFYRKSGLRWLFHRSGLARVILPEHLRQMDEVLPAASSKGVVERTGTFIPAKGESRGRVGLFRGCIMDVAFAETNCNTAELLSAAGYEVVIPETQTCCGALQAHGGDEEQAKEQARANIRAFKDAKVDWIASNAGGCGAQLVEFPYLLRDEPEYAEEARRFGDRIRDISQLIASGNPLPLGEVDACITYQDSCHLRNGMKVSREPRQLLSAIPGTRYMELVESDRCCGSAGIYNLTRPETSMSLLDGKMEHVKETAADLLVTTNPGCLLQMKLGIQRAGLEDRMQAVHLVDLLAESVRKGTRASDENEK; this comes from the coding sequence ATGGCGACGGCTCCGGAGAAGAGAGCATGGACCCCGACCGATTCCCCCTGGGAAACCCTGGGTAAGGGAATGAAGCTGACCCTGGATTCAGACGAGCTGACCCACTGTATGCGGTGCGGCTTTTGCCTGCCTGCCTGTCCCACCTACAGGGAAACAGGCCGGGAAGCTGCTTCGCCCAGAGGGAGGATCGCCCTGATGAAAGCGGTGAATGACGGCCTGATGGCCCCGGATGAAGCCTTCGTGGATCAGATGAATTACTGTCTCGGTTGCCGCGCCTGTGAATCCGCCTGTCCGGCGGATGTGAAGTTCGGCCGTCTCCTGGAACAGTCCCGGGCCGCCATCCATGAGCACGCCCCCCGCTCCCGTCGCGTTCGGTGGATGGAAAACTTTTTCTTCCGCCGGTTCTTTCCCAGTCGCGGCAAACTTCGACTCGCCGGGGCACTGATGGCCTTCTACCGAAAATCGGGCCTCCGGTGGCTGTTTCATCGGAGTGGTCTGGCCCGGGTGATTCTCCCCGAACACCTGCGCCAGATGGATGAAGTGTTGCCAGCAGCCAGTTCCAAAGGGGTGGTGGAACGCACCGGCACCTTCATTCCCGCCAAAGGGGAATCCCGGGGCCGGGTCGGCCTGTTTCGGGGTTGCATCATGGATGTGGCTTTTGCGGAGACCAACTGCAACACCGCCGAACTGCTGTCCGCTGCCGGTTATGAGGTGGTCATCCCTGAAACACAGACCTGTTGCGGCGCTCTCCAGGCCCACGGCGGCGATGAAGAACAAGCCAAAGAGCAGGCCCGGGCCAATATCCGCGCCTTCAAAGATGCAAAAGTCGATTGGATCGCCTCCAATGCCGGCGGATGCGGTGCCCAACTGGTGGAGTTTCCTTATCTGTTGCGGGATGAACCTGAATACGCCGAGGAAGCGCGCCGGTTTGGCGATCGGATCCGGGACATCAGCCAACTGATCGCTTCCGGCAATCCCCTGCCCCTGGGTGAAGTGGATGCTTGCATTACCTACCAGGATTCCTGCCACTTGCGAAACGGGATGAAAGTCTCCCGGGAACCCCGACAACTCCTCTCCGCCATTCCGGGAACCCGGTATATGGAACTCGTTGAATCGGACCGTTGTTGCGGCTCCGCCGGCATCTATAACCTCACACGTCCGGAAACATCGATGAGCCTCCTCGACGGGAAGATGGAACATGTAAAGGAGACAGCAGCCGACCTCCTCGTCACCACCAATCCCGGCTGTCTCCTGCAGATGAAACTGGGCATCCAACGGGCCGGACTGGAAGATCGCATGCAGGCCGTCCACCTGGTCGACCTCCTGGCGGAGTCGGTCCGCAAAGGGACGCGGGCCTCTGACGAAAATGAAAAGTGA
- a CDS encoding FAD-binding oxidoreductase, which produces MISPEIQAELAAIVGEEQFRTDPESRISHSYDATPMYQSLPDGVIYPTSTDEVQKILRIASKHSIPVVGRGSGSNLSADTVPSKGGLVMVMTRMNRMELDRENHTLTVQPGVHTQRIHDTVEKEGLFYPPDPSSMAISTIGGNIAECSGGLRGLKYGTTKDYVLGLEAVLASGEVIRTGGKLYKDVAGYDLTKLLVGSEGTLAIITEATLKLIPLPESRRAMVAHYTDLDAAARTVSRILSEGIIPCTLEFMDQKTIQVVEEYANIGLPKEMAAILLIEQDGPPAIVEHDLRRIREICQESGATHLEVAQTEAEGTRVMAARRNALAALARLRPTLILEDTTVPRSEIASMVREINRIADKYQLNICTFGHAGDGNLHPTLLTDARDPSEIERAEQAFADIFAAAIRLGGTITGEHGVGLAKAPYLEWKTGRIALDVMKGIKKVFDPQGILNPGKIFTDTPRTERGRD; this is translated from the coding sequence ATGATATCTCCAGAAATCCAGGCTGAACTGGCGGCGATTGTGGGAGAGGAGCAGTTTCGAACGGATCCCGAGAGTCGAATCAGCCACTCCTATGACGCGACCCCCATGTACCAATCCCTTCCCGACGGGGTGATCTATCCCACTTCCACAGACGAGGTGCAAAAGATCCTGCGCATCGCTTCCAAACATTCCATTCCCGTGGTCGGGCGCGGTTCGGGAAGCAACCTGAGTGCAGATACGGTACCTTCCAAGGGCGGGCTGGTGATGGTGATGACCCGTATGAACCGGATGGAACTGGATCGGGAAAACCACACCCTCACGGTCCAGCCCGGCGTCCACACCCAAAGGATTCACGACACGGTGGAAAAGGAAGGACTCTTCTACCCCCCGGATCCCAGCAGTATGGCCATCTCCACCATCGGCGGAAATATTGCGGAGTGCTCCGGTGGATTGCGGGGCCTCAAGTATGGGACGACCAAGGATTATGTGCTCGGTTTGGAAGCGGTCCTGGCCAGCGGCGAGGTGATCCGGACCGGTGGAAAACTGTACAAGGATGTGGCCGGCTATGACCTGACCAAGTTGCTGGTGGGCTCCGAGGGAACCCTGGCCATCATCACGGAAGCCACCCTGAAGTTGATCCCCCTCCCCGAGAGCCGACGGGCGATGGTGGCCCATTACACCGATCTGGATGCAGCCGCCCGCACCGTCTCCCGCATCCTCTCCGAGGGAATCATCCCTTGCACCCTTGAATTTATGGATCAGAAAACGATTCAGGTGGTGGAGGAGTATGCCAATATCGGTCTCCCCAAGGAGATGGCCGCGATTCTGTTGATAGAGCAGGACGGCCCTCCCGCCATCGTGGAACATGACCTCCGGCGAATCCGGGAGATCTGTCAAGAGAGCGGGGCCACCCATCTGGAAGTGGCCCAAACGGAAGCGGAGGGAACCCGGGTGATGGCCGCCCGTCGCAACGCTCTGGCCGCCTTGGCCCGTCTCCGCCCCACCTTGATCCTGGAGGATACCACCGTTCCCCGTTCGGAAATTGCATCCATGGTGCGGGAGATCAACCGGATTGCAGACAAATACCAACTGAATATCTGCACCTTCGGCCACGCCGGTGATGGCAATCTGCATCCCACCCTGTTGACCGACGCCCGGGATCCAAGTGAGATCGAACGGGCGGAACAGGCCTTTGCAGATATTTTTGCAGCGGCCATCCGCCTCGGCGGCACCATCACCGGCGAACATGGGGTCGGGTTGGCCAAAGCCCCTTATCTGGAGTGGAAAACGGGCCGCATCGCCCTCGATGTGATGAAAGGCATCAAAAAAGTCTTCGACCCCCAAGGGATTCTCAACCCCGGCAAGATCTTCACCGACACTCCCCGCACGGAAAGGGGGAGAGACTGA
- a CDS encoding dipeptidase: MMEQVNLYFSGKRAKLLEELKDFIRIPSVSTSPDFRKEMFRCAQHVAGLLHQAGLEHVKEFSAGGYPIVYGDWLYAPGCPTVLVYGHYDVQPAEPLELWQSPPFQPEIRDEKLFGRGASDNKGQIFLHIKTIEALLELTGRLPFNIKFCIEGEEEIGSPGLSPFLQANQDLLQADLAVISDTAMLGENQPAVCYALRGLLGVQIDVRGPATDLPSGSIYGGAVQNPIHALVHLLSSMRNDNGRIAVKGFYDEVLPVPEQERKALAGLPFRDSDLVKRLNAPELFGEEGYTTLERAWIRPTLEINGIHGGGEGGQTIIPSTAHAHVTCRLVPDQNPQVIFNRLAKHIQEHTPPGVEVTVTAEDPGHKPYMTPINHPAIRLAAEAYENVYGVPCHWIRAGGSIPVVETLADLFDIPVVLMGFGLPDGNVHGPNEYFSLQNFDKGFRTLCFYWLRLKDCL; this comes from the coding sequence GTGATGGAACAAGTGAATCTCTATTTCAGCGGGAAACGGGCGAAGCTCCTGGAAGAGCTGAAAGATTTTATCCGTATCCCCAGTGTCAGTACCAGCCCTGATTTCCGCAAGGAGATGTTTCGTTGTGCTCAACATGTCGCCGGGCTGTTGCACCAAGCGGGTCTGGAACATGTGAAAGAGTTCTCGGCGGGAGGATACCCGATCGTTTACGGAGATTGGCTGTATGCTCCCGGTTGTCCGACCGTTCTGGTTTACGGTCATTATGACGTTCAGCCGGCTGAGCCTCTGGAACTTTGGCAGAGTCCCCCCTTTCAGCCTGAGATTCGGGATGAAAAGCTGTTTGGACGTGGGGCCAGTGACAACAAAGGGCAGATTTTTCTGCATATCAAAACGATTGAGGCATTGTTGGAGTTAACAGGCCGTCTCCCTTTCAATATCAAATTTTGCATCGAAGGGGAAGAGGAGATCGGAAGTCCGGGCTTATCCCCTTTTCTCCAAGCAAATCAAGACCTTCTGCAGGCGGATTTGGCGGTTATATCAGACACGGCGATGCTCGGTGAAAATCAACCGGCTGTTTGCTACGCTTTAAGAGGTCTGCTCGGTGTTCAGATTGATGTACGTGGTCCGGCAACGGATCTGCCGTCGGGTTCAATTTATGGGGGAGCCGTGCAGAATCCCATTCATGCACTTGTACATCTGTTGTCAAGCATGAGGAATGACAATGGAAGAATAGCCGTCAAAGGTTTTTATGATGAAGTGTTGCCGGTGCCTGAGCAGGAACGTAAAGCATTGGCCGGACTTCCTTTCAGGGATTCCGATCTGGTCAAACGTCTGAACGCGCCGGAATTGTTCGGGGAGGAAGGGTATACCACGTTGGAGCGGGCTTGGATCCGTCCCACCCTGGAGATCAACGGGATCCATGGGGGAGGGGAGGGAGGTCAGACGATCATTCCAAGCACTGCCCATGCCCACGTGACATGCCGCCTGGTCCCTGACCAAAATCCCCAGGTCATCTTCAACCGGCTGGCAAAACATATTCAAGAGCATACCCCTCCAGGTGTGGAAGTCACGGTTACAGCAGAGGACCCCGGGCATAAACCATACATGACACCAATAAATCATCCTGCCATCCGGCTTGCCGCTGAAGCCTATGAAAATGTATATGGGGTTCCATGTCATTGGATCCGTGCCGGTGGTTCGATCCCGGTGGTGGAAACGCTTGCCGACCTGTTCGATATTCCCGTCGTTCTGATGGGATTTGGTCTTCCCGATGGAAATGTACACGGTCCCAACGAGTATTTTTCCCTTCAGAATTTTGATAAAGGATTCCGAACCCTTTGTTTTTATTGGCTCCGGTTGAAAGATTGTCTCTAG
- a CDS encoding OPT family oligopeptide transporter, whose product MSSDNKQSSTGFVPYVPSSKSLPELTLLAILLGIVLAVVFGAANAYLGLKVGLTVSASIPAAVISMAILRGIFRRESILENNIVQTMTTAGEAIGAGAVFTLPALFLWDLKPSQAMIAFIVLTGGFLGVFMMVPLRRLLIVNEHQNLPYPEGTACAEVLKSGETGGQNARLVFFGFLVGGLVKALGDGLFLFKTEIETSIAKMKNAVVGMDTLPSLLGVGYIIGPRIAGQMIAGGLLAWIVFIPMISFFGAGTTQTLFPADQPISKLDAWGIWSGYINYIGAGAVAVAGLITLVKTLPTLVRSIGDTARGIRGSSMGGGGLERTDRDIPLTSVILGVLAVVLIIAFTPVTNVGVIGAVAIAVFGFLFVAVASRIVGIVGSSSSPVSGMTIATILFVTVIFKMTGLTGTGGMIASLTVGAIICTALAVAGDISQDLKTGYLVGGTPWKQQVAMMIGVVASSLVIGFVLVVMDASFGMGSRDLPAPKGVLMKIIIEGLMAGNLPWDLIFLGAATAVVIEFLGMNSLVVAVGLYLPVHISAPVMIGGMVRWLIDRFSKEEPLRKARQNTGTLFASGLIAGESLVGVIIAALIFFGWMSPEGQVILENQLVSLAVFLGVTILLLAVSRRAKTMES is encoded by the coding sequence ATGAGTAGTGACAATAAGCAGTCTTCCACGGGATTTGTTCCCTATGTTCCATCTTCCAAATCTTTGCCGGAATTAACCCTGCTCGCCATACTGCTGGGGATTGTGCTGGCAGTGGTGTTTGGGGCGGCCAACGCCTACTTGGGGTTGAAAGTGGGGCTGACAGTCAGCGCCTCGATTCCGGCGGCAGTGATTTCGATGGCGATCCTGCGCGGAATTTTCCGCCGGGAATCGATCCTGGAGAATAACATTGTCCAGACGATGACCACAGCAGGTGAAGCGATCGGGGCAGGGGCGGTCTTCACACTTCCTGCCCTGTTCCTGTGGGACCTGAAGCCCAGCCAGGCCATGATCGCATTTATTGTGTTGACCGGTGGATTTCTGGGCGTGTTTATGATGGTGCCCCTGCGGCGCCTGTTGATCGTCAATGAACACCAAAACCTGCCTTACCCGGAAGGGACTGCCTGTGCAGAGGTCTTGAAATCCGGGGAAACCGGAGGCCAAAATGCGCGACTGGTCTTTTTCGGCTTTCTGGTGGGAGGTTTGGTCAAAGCCCTCGGCGATGGGTTGTTTCTTTTCAAGACAGAGATTGAGACTTCCATCGCCAAGATGAAGAACGCGGTGGTGGGGATGGATACTCTCCCTTCCCTGTTGGGAGTGGGTTATATTATCGGTCCCCGGATCGCCGGACAAATGATCGCCGGCGGATTGCTGGCCTGGATTGTCTTTATTCCGATGATTTCTTTCTTCGGAGCCGGGACGACGCAGACTCTCTTTCCTGCGGATCAACCGATTTCCAAATTGGATGCCTGGGGGATCTGGAGTGGATATATCAATTACATCGGTGCCGGTGCAGTGGCTGTCGCCGGTCTGATAACTTTGGTGAAAACCCTTCCCACCCTGGTTCGTTCCATTGGAGACACTGCCCGTGGCATTCGGGGTTCCTCCATGGGAGGGGGGGGACTGGAGCGGACGGATCGCGATATCCCTCTGACCTCGGTGATCCTGGGTGTGTTAGCCGTGGTCCTCATCATCGCTTTTACTCCTGTGACCAATGTCGGGGTCATCGGGGCTGTCGCCATCGCTGTCTTCGGCTTTCTCTTTGTCGCAGTGGCTTCCCGGATCGTCGGGATTGTGGGAAGCTCCTCTTCCCCTGTATCCGGAATGACGATTGCGACCATACTGTTCGTAACTGTTATCTTCAAGATGACGGGACTGACCGGCACCGGCGGAATGATCGCTTCCTTGACCGTGGGTGCGATCATCTGCACGGCGTTGGCCGTTGCCGGTGATATCTCTCAAGATTTGAAGACCGGTTATCTGGTGGGGGGGACTCCCTGGAAACAACAAGTCGCTATGATGATCGGTGTTGTTGCTTCCAGTTTGGTCATCGGCTTTGTACTGGTGGTGATGGATGCTTCCTTCGGGATGGGTTCCAGGGACCTGCCGGCTCCCAAAGGGGTGCTCATGAAGATCATCATTGAAGGATTGATGGCGGGCAACCTGCCTTGGGACCTGATCTTCCTGGGTGCGGCCACAGCCGTCGTGATCGAGTTTCTCGGCATGAACTCCCTGGTGGTGGCCGTGGGCCTGTATCTCCCGGTTCACATCAGTGCCCCGGTGATGATCGGCGGAATGGTCCGCTGGCTGATCGACCGATTCAGCAAGGAAGAACCCCTGCGCAAAGCGCGGCAAAACACGGGCACTCTGTTCGCCTCCGGGTTGATCGCCGGGGAATCCCTGGTGGGTGTCATCATCGCCGCCCTGATTTTCTTCGGATGGATGAGTCCGGAAGGCCAAGTGATCCTGGAGAATCAGCTGGTTTCCCTCGCAGTCTTCCTGGGTGTCACTATCCTGCTGTTGGCGGTATCCCGCAGGGCCAAGACCATGGAATCGTGA